A genomic segment from Dermatobacter hominis encodes:
- the pyk gene encoding pyruvate kinase: protein MPRRTKIIATIGPASDSPPVLRRLVEAGMDVARIGLAHGTLDDAMARYRSVRAVAAELEAPVGVLVDLPGPKVRLGTFGDNPVRLDTGSPLTLVPGLDTSDTAVLGVDYADLLLDVHPGDSLAVGDGSVVLGVESVDGDSAKATVLHGGPVQGRPGLHIPSDRLSMSTPTPEDLRLVDAFVDEGVDMVAISFVRSAHDIRRIGTEPHPRGPLIVAKIETRAAVENLQGIIEASGAIMIARGDLGTELGIEELPHLQKQITRDCISGGKPVITATQMFESMITSPSPTRAEVSDVANAIFDGTSAVMLSAESAVGEDPVNAVATMSRVAARADQEFDYDAWARRIRLLRKSAVGDSAEARLTDAMTAAAWRAATEMGVSAIICISETGFTVRSMARFRPAMPIIGFSPNERTQRQLTMSWGTIPLRAPHAVDSLGLMDDLVVATRDAGYVKTGEIVAVLAGVGSRSRSTDMLRLAQVP, encoded by the coding sequence ATGCCCCGACGCACGAAGATCATCGCCACGATCGGGCCGGCGTCGGACTCGCCGCCGGTGCTGCGCCGTCTCGTCGAGGCCGGCATGGACGTGGCCCGCATCGGCCTCGCCCACGGCACCCTCGACGACGCCATGGCGCGCTACCGCTCGGTGCGCGCCGTCGCCGCCGAGCTCGAGGCACCCGTCGGCGTCCTCGTCGACCTGCCCGGCCCGAAGGTGCGGCTCGGGACCTTCGGCGACAACCCCGTCCGCCTCGACACCGGCAGCCCGCTGACCCTCGTCCCCGGGCTCGACACCTCCGACACCGCCGTGCTCGGCGTCGACTACGCGGACCTGCTCCTCGACGTGCACCCGGGTGACTCCCTCGCCGTCGGCGACGGCAGCGTGGTGCTCGGCGTCGAGTCCGTCGACGGCGACTCGGCCAAGGCCACCGTCCTGCACGGCGGTCCCGTCCAGGGCCGGCCAGGGCTGCACATCCCCTCGGACCGCCTCAGCATGTCGACCCCGACCCCCGAGGACCTGCGCCTCGTCGACGCGTTCGTCGACGAGGGCGTCGACATGGTCGCCATCAGCTTCGTCCGGTCGGCCCACGACATCCGCCGCATCGGCACCGAGCCCCACCCGCGAGGGCCGCTGATCGTCGCCAAGATCGAGACCCGGGCCGCGGTCGAGAACCTCCAGGGGATCATCGAGGCCTCCGGGGCGATCATGATCGCCCGCGGCGACCTCGGCACCGAGCTCGGCATCGAGGAGCTCCCGCACCTCCAGAAGCAGATCACCCGGGACTGCATCAGCGGCGGCAAGCCGGTCATCACCGCGACACAGATGTTCGAGTCGATGATCACCTCGCCGTCGCCCACCCGGGCCGAGGTGTCCGACGTCGCCAACGCCATCTTCGACGGCACCTCCGCCGTGATGCTGTCCGCCGAGAGCGCCGTCGGCGAGGACCCGGTCAACGCCGTCGCGACCATGAGCCGCGTCGCCGCCCGGGCCGACCAGGAGTTCGACTACGACGCCTGGGCCCGCCGCATCCGGCTCCTGCGGAAGTCCGCCGTCGGCGACAGCGCCGAGGCCCGCCTCACCGACGCCATGACCGCCGCGGCCTGGCGGGCCGCGACCGAGATGGGCGTCTCGGCGATCATCTGCATCAGCGAGACCGGCTTCACCGTGCGGTCGATGGCCCGGTTCCGGCCCGCCATGCCGATCATCGGCTTCAGCCCCAACGAGCGGACGCAGCGGCAGCTGACGATGAGCTGGGGCACGATCCCGCTGCGCGCCCCGCACGCCGTCGACTCCCTCGGGCTCATGGACGACCTCGTCGTCGCCACCCGCGACGCCGGCTACGTGAAGACGGGCGAGATCGTGGCCGTCCTCGCCGGCGTCGGCTCCCGGTCCCGCTCGACCGACATGCTCCGGCTCGCCCAGGTCCCCTGA
- a CDS encoding acyl-CoA dehydrogenase family protein produces the protein MSLTDESVETAVDPDEQRVIEAVDRLLAEHPPADTPEQEFLEAQFDAGLAWVHFAEGDGGLGLSPKLQKTIAERIKAAGGPLGGAKNPIGYGMCGPAVETHGTPEQKQLLRPLFSNEHIWCQLFSEPGAGSDVASLAMRAERDGDEWIVNGQKVWTTLAHISSYGLVICRTDPDLPKHRGITAFIVDMHAPGVEVRPLRQMTGEAEFNEVYFTDVRIPDSMRVDDVGRGWGVSITTLMNERVSIGGGTPPRGSGPIGQLVEEWQRSGSDDPVMRDTITQLWIQAEVNRLTNLRAAANRKAGTPGPEGSVAKLAMAELNKQIYSVAMDVLGPEGMLYSSYELVRPRHALFTDDMHKNFLRARANSIEGGTSEVLRNILGERVLGLPGDVRVDKDLPWTDVPRS, from the coding sequence ATGTCGCTCACCGACGAGTCCGTGGAGACTGCCGTCGATCCCGACGAGCAGCGCGTGATCGAGGCCGTGGACCGGCTGCTCGCCGAGCACCCGCCCGCGGACACCCCCGAGCAGGAGTTCCTCGAGGCGCAGTTCGACGCAGGGCTCGCCTGGGTGCACTTCGCCGAGGGCGACGGCGGGCTCGGCCTCAGCCCCAAGCTCCAGAAGACGATCGCCGAGCGCATCAAGGCGGCCGGCGGACCGCTCGGCGGGGCCAAGAACCCGATCGGCTACGGCATGTGCGGCCCCGCCGTCGAGACCCACGGCACCCCCGAGCAGAAGCAGCTGCTCCGCCCGCTCTTCTCGAACGAGCACATCTGGTGCCAGCTGTTCTCCGAGCCCGGCGCGGGCTCCGACGTCGCCTCGCTCGCCATGCGGGCCGAGCGCGACGGGGACGAGTGGATCGTCAACGGCCAGAAGGTCTGGACGACCCTCGCCCACATCTCGAGCTACGGGCTCGTGATCTGCCGCACCGATCCCGACCTCCCCAAGCACCGCGGCATCACCGCGTTCATCGTCGACATGCACGCGCCCGGCGTCGAGGTCCGTCCGCTGCGCCAGATGACCGGCGAGGCCGAGTTCAACGAGGTGTACTTCACCGACGTCCGCATCCCCGACTCCATGCGCGTCGACGACGTCGGCCGCGGCTGGGGCGTCTCGATCACCACGCTGATGAACGAGCGTGTGTCGATCGGCGGCGGCACCCCGCCCCGGGGCTCGGGCCCGATCGGCCAGCTCGTCGAGGAGTGGCAGCGCTCCGGCTCCGACGACCCGGTCATGCGCGACACGATCACGCAGCTGTGGATCCAGGCCGAGGTCAACCGCCTCACCAACCTGCGCGCCGCCGCCAACCGCAAGGCCGGCACACCAGGGCCCGAGGGATCGGTCGCCAAGCTGGCCATGGCCGAGCTGAACAAGCAGATCTACTCGGTCGCCATGGACGTGCTGGGCCCCGAGGGGATGCTCTACAGCTCCTACGAGCTGGTCCGGCCCCGGCACGCCCTCTTCACCGACGACATGCACAAGAACTTCCTACGGGCGCGCGCCAACTCGATCGAGGGCGGCACCTCGGAGGTCCTGCGCAACATCCTCGGCGAGCGGGTCCTCGGCCTCCCCGGCGACGTGCGGGTCGACAAGGACCTGCCCTGGACCGACGTCCCGCGGTCGTAG
- a CDS encoding flavin reductase family protein, with protein sequence MIDREIKRSLGQMMKGVQVVGAAHDGLVRAYTSHWVCQVSFEEPIVMASVSPKHDTHPLIRDSGRFAVSILAGDQVAAGQYFSYPGRKFRYLADELLELNPSGLPVVVDSIAWLECEVLEVKEGWSDGTPADHHLFFARVVEVGPGRLKEPPLLYSSRLGWRIAGDKAREPGTSIRDQLLERLEASGLAVDDGDDDGED encoded by the coding sequence ATGATCGACCGGGAGATCAAGCGCTCGCTGGGCCAGATGATGAAGGGCGTGCAGGTCGTCGGCGCCGCGCACGACGGGCTGGTGCGGGCCTACACCTCGCACTGGGTCTGCCAGGTCAGCTTCGAGGAGCCGATCGTCATGGCCTCGGTGTCGCCCAAGCACGACACCCACCCGCTCATCCGCGACAGCGGGCGGTTCGCGGTGTCGATCCTCGCCGGCGACCAGGTGGCAGCCGGGCAGTACTTCTCGTACCCGGGCCGGAAGTTCCGCTACCTCGCCGACGAGCTCCTCGAGCTCAACCCCTCGGGCCTGCCGGTCGTCGTCGACTCGATCGCCTGGCTCGAGTGCGAGGTCCTCGAGGTGAAGGAGGGCTGGTCCGACGGGACGCCGGCGGACCACCACCTCTTCTTCGCACGGGTCGTCGAGGTCGGCCCCGGCCGGCTCAAGGAGCCGCCGCTCCTCTACTCGTCCCGCCTCGGGTGGCGGATCGCGGGGGACAAGGCCAGGGAGCCCGGCACGTCGATCCGCGACCAGCTCCTCGAGCGCTTGGAGGCCTCGGGGCTGGCGGTCGACGACGGCGACGACGACGGGGAGGACTGA